A region of Streptomyces sp. TG1A-60 DNA encodes the following proteins:
- a CDS encoding group II intron maturase-specific domain-containing protein → MQHARDRIREITARRRLPLQPQAIVEDLNLFLRGWMAYFRYGHSAQRFSKIGRFARERVAHFISRKHRRSRAFGWWVLTVASPNELGLISPYGTVVAPRAGKPWRERPNAAGKRRR, encoded by the coding sequence ATGCAGCATGCCCGCGACCGGATCCGGGAGATCACCGCCCGGCGCAGGCTCCCGCTGCAGCCGCAAGCGATCGTGGAGGACCTCAACTTGTTCCTCCGGGGCTGGATGGCGTACTTCAGATACGGCCACTCCGCCCAACGCTTCAGCAAGATCGGCAGATTCGCAAGGGAACGCGTCGCGCACTTCATCAGCAGGAAACACCGGCGCAGCCGGGCGTTCGGCTGGTGGGTACTGACCGTCGCGTCCCCGAACGAACTCGGACTGATCAGCCCGTACGGAACCGTCGTGGCACCCAGGGCAGGCAAGCCCTGGCGGGAAAGACCGAATGCCGCCGGTAAACGGCGTCGGTGA
- a CDS encoding IS3 family transposase, whose product MDTAFTGVEVQVGITAAFRLTGRSRATHYRGLKPPAPRRPRSQAQVQPSALTGEERAAVLELMNSAEYAELPPAQIWARELDAGRYHCSISTMYRILREKGQAGERRRQATHPAKTVPELVATAPSQVFTWDITKVAAPARGIWYHAYVVIDIFSRYIVGHTVERAESAERAEELIRETIELGGIVPEAVHADRGTSMTSKKVSQLLIDLGVTRSHSRPKASNDNPYSEAQFKTTKYMSDYPERFDSLAHAREWFEAFTSYYNHEHRHSGIGWHTPASVHFGTAEEVRDQRAVTLAAAYTRHPARFGRRPTPPEIPQKAWTNDPAKRREPAPQSS is encoded by the coding sequence GTGGACACCGCGTTCACCGGCGTCGAAGTCCAGGTGGGCATCACGGCCGCGTTCCGGCTGACCGGCCGGTCCAGGGCCACCCACTACCGCGGGCTGAAGCCCCCGGCGCCCCGCAGACCCCGCTCCCAGGCCCAGGTGCAGCCCTCGGCTCTGACCGGTGAAGAACGCGCAGCGGTACTGGAGTTGATGAACAGCGCCGAGTACGCGGAGCTGCCGCCCGCGCAGATCTGGGCCCGTGAGCTGGACGCGGGCCGCTATCACTGCTCCATCTCCACGATGTACCGGATCCTGCGCGAGAAGGGCCAGGCCGGCGAGCGCCGCCGTCAGGCCACCCACCCGGCCAAGACCGTGCCCGAGCTGGTCGCCACCGCCCCCTCGCAGGTCTTCACCTGGGACATCACCAAGGTGGCCGCACCGGCCAGGGGCATCTGGTACCACGCCTACGTCGTCATCGACATCTTCAGCCGCTACATCGTCGGTCACACCGTGGAGCGCGCCGAATCAGCCGAGCGGGCCGAGGAGTTGATCCGCGAGACCATCGAACTGGGCGGCATCGTGCCCGAGGCGGTCCACGCCGACCGGGGCACCTCCATGACGTCCAAGAAGGTCTCGCAGCTGCTGATCGACCTCGGTGTCACCCGAAGCCACTCGCGGCCGAAGGCCTCCAACGACAACCCCTACAGCGAGGCCCAGTTCAAGACCACCAAGTACATGTCCGACTACCCCGAACGGTTCGACTCCCTGGCGCACGCACGCGAATGGTTCGAGGCGTTCACGTCGTACTACAACCATGAGCACCGGCACTCGGGCATCGGCTGGCACACGCCGGCCAGCGTCCACTTCGGCACCGCCGAGGAGGTCCGCGACCAAAGAGCCGTCACCCTGGCCGCGGCCTACACCCGCCACCCCGCACGCTTCGGCCGCCGCCCCACCCCACCCGAGATACCTCAGAAGGCGTGGACCAACGATCCCGCCAAGCGCAGGGAACCCGCACCACAGAGCTCATAG
- a CDS encoding thioredoxin domain-containing protein, with amino-acid sequence MVGCGQREAQYGSDFASAEELPEKLGADGTTITVGDPDAPVKVHLYEDPRCPYCEDFETTGGGPQLREAMLERWTRAEYTLASFLDDRVGGTGSKKAVNALRAALEEGKFVEYHEVLYANQPEESIDGYTDAYLLRLAGKVEGLRGPEFDAAVRFMKYRGFVTASQKAYEKAGGAKEPEGPGTPTAEINDKRIPLLYNALLLESDTFAELLQKIHDQPGEWEDTTL; translated from the coding sequence ATGGTGGGGTGCGGGCAGCGAGAGGCGCAGTACGGGTCTGACTTCGCGAGCGCTGAGGAGCTACCGGAGAAACTTGGTGCGGACGGCACCACCATCACGGTCGGCGATCCCGACGCGCCGGTGAAGGTTCACCTGTATGAGGATCCCCGCTGTCCGTACTGCGAGGATTTCGAGACCACCGGCGGCGGTCCGCAACTGCGAGAGGCAATGCTCGAACGCTGGACAAGAGCCGAGTACACCCTCGCCTCCTTCCTGGACGACCGGGTCGGCGGCACCGGTTCGAAGAAGGCGGTCAACGCGCTGCGCGCCGCGCTGGAGGAAGGCAAGTTCGTGGAGTACCACGAGGTGCTCTACGCCAACCAGCCCGAGGAGAGCATCGACGGCTACACGGACGCCTACCTGCTTCGACTGGCCGGCAAGGTGGAGGGCCTGCGCGGCCCGGAGTTCGACGCGGCGGTGAGATTTATGAAGTACCGCGGCTTCGTTACCGCCTCCCAGAAGGCTTACGAGAAGGCCGGGGGAGCCAAGGAACCCGAAGGCCCAGGTACACCCACGGCCGAGATCAACGACAAGCGGATCCCGCTGCTGTACAACGCCCTCCTCCTGGAGAGCGACACCTTCGCCGAACTGCTGCAGAAGATCCACGACCAGCCCGGAGAGTGGGAGGACACCACTCTGTAA
- a CDS encoding MoxR family ATPase, with protein sequence MNEGQASLVSHAWHVYRGTGVPHDGIAMLPAPPPWRAPSAAEWPYGRPAPDTRLRGAVYQVTPEIVDVVNAALYLRRPLLVTGPPGSGKSSLAYHVAHELRLGHVLNWPITSRSTLRDGLYTYDALSRLQDANLGADATAPADDSAYFDHPGPDIGRYLQLGPLGTALLPGGVPRVLLIDEIDKSDPDLPNDLLNIFEEGEFIIPELARLDHPEARVQVYDSPRERVRVHQGRVCADAFPFTVLTSNGEREFPPAFLRRCLRLDLPEPDIELLVRIVEAHLGREAVERGAALIEEFVRRRPTEALATDQLLNAVYLLLSGGDDGLRETREGDGVLRTVMRRLDPGF encoded by the coding sequence ATGAACGAAGGGCAGGCATCGCTGGTGTCGCACGCATGGCACGTCTACCGAGGCACGGGAGTACCACACGACGGCATCGCGATGCTGCCGGCGCCTCCGCCGTGGCGCGCCCCCTCGGCGGCGGAGTGGCCGTACGGCCGTCCGGCGCCGGACACCCGGCTGCGCGGCGCCGTCTACCAGGTCACGCCGGAGATCGTGGACGTCGTCAACGCCGCGCTGTACCTGCGACGCCCCCTGCTCGTCACGGGTCCACCAGGCTCGGGCAAGTCCAGCCTCGCGTACCACGTCGCCCACGAGCTGCGGCTGGGCCATGTGCTGAACTGGCCGATCACCAGCCGCTCCACCCTGCGCGACGGCCTGTACACGTACGACGCGCTGAGCCGCCTCCAGGACGCCAACCTGGGAGCGGACGCGACGGCGCCCGCAGATGACTCGGCCTACTTCGACCATCCCGGCCCGGACATCGGCAGATACCTGCAGCTCGGCCCGCTCGGCACCGCGCTGCTTCCCGGTGGCGTGCCGCGGGTGCTGCTGATCGACGAGATCGACAAGAGCGACCCGGATCTGCCCAACGACCTCCTGAACATCTTCGAAGAGGGCGAGTTCATCATCCCCGAACTCGCCCGCCTCGACCATCCGGAGGCCAGAGTGCAGGTGTACGACAGCCCACGCGAGCGAGTGCGCGTCCACCAAGGACGCGTGTGCGCCGACGCGTTCCCCTTCACGGTGCTGACCAGCAACGGCGAGCGGGAGTTCCCTCCGGCGTTCCTGCGCCGCTGTCTGCGTCTCGACCTGCCCGAGCCCGACATCGAGCTGCTCGTCCGAATCGTCGAGGCGCATCTCGGGCGGGAGGCCGTGGAACGAGGGGCGGCGTTGATCGAGGAGTTCGTCAGACGCAGGCCCACGGAGGCCCTCGCCACCGATCAACTGCTCAACGCGGTCTATCTGCTGCTCAGCGGCGGAGATGACGGCCTCCGCGAGACCCGTGAGGGAGACGGCGTGCTGCGCACCGTCATGAGGCGGCTGGACCCAGGGTTCTGA
- a CDS encoding SAV_2336 N-terminal domain-related protein has translation MTDDLITRLLTDVENQPTWQELADVLWLAERLSRESDGRPHTWGWERPPVPDTWSQPDSGPPAGRTKPPGADPPHSERVQLYADVPRDVASASARLALPGGQDAVGNATPVRLPTTPALRNVLALRRALRPLGSRTLPGPGPELQLDEEATVERIADTGFWLPVLRPAPVRWLDVALVVDDSVSMAVWDRAVREFRDLLDTAGAFRSVQVWSLPSEESRSLGVVLRRGLPARASTTSAAYSSPGELVDPTGRRVVLVVSDCISPSWSDGTLEQLLRLWGRSGPVAIVQPLPRRMWERCPLNLHKVTLRSPGPGAANTRLVKPGAPMPVPVLLLDPDSIGPWASLTSGESSVVESLVTLVGSSPLRRPELPDDPTAAELSPPN, from the coding sequence ATGACCGACGATCTCATCACCAGACTCCTGACCGACGTCGAGAATCAGCCGACCTGGCAGGAATTGGCCGACGTCCTGTGGCTGGCGGAACGCCTCTCGCGGGAGTCGGACGGCCGCCCCCATACCTGGGGCTGGGAACGGCCACCGGTGCCGGACACCTGGTCCCAGCCGGATTCCGGGCCCCCGGCCGGCCGTACCAAACCACCAGGGGCGGACCCACCGCACTCGGAGCGCGTCCAGCTGTACGCGGACGTGCCACGGGACGTGGCTTCCGCGTCGGCGCGCCTGGCCCTGCCCGGCGGGCAGGACGCGGTCGGGAACGCGACGCCGGTGCGGCTGCCGACGACGCCCGCACTGCGCAATGTGCTCGCGTTACGCAGGGCACTGCGCCCCCTGGGAAGCCGTACCCTCCCCGGGCCCGGGCCCGAGCTGCAGTTGGACGAGGAGGCCACCGTGGAGCGCATCGCCGACACCGGGTTCTGGCTCCCGGTGCTGCGCCCCGCTCCGGTGCGCTGGCTTGACGTCGCCCTGGTCGTCGACGACAGCGTGTCCATGGCCGTGTGGGACCGCGCGGTACGCGAGTTCCGGGACCTGTTGGACACCGCCGGCGCCTTCCGGTCGGTCCAGGTGTGGTCGCTGCCCTCGGAGGAGTCCCGCTCGCTCGGGGTCGTCCTGCGGCGTGGACTCCCCGCCCGCGCATCCACCACGTCGGCCGCCTACAGCAGCCCCGGCGAACTCGTCGATCCGACCGGACGGCGGGTGGTGCTCGTGGTCTCGGACTGCATCAGCCCCTCGTGGTCGGACGGCACGCTGGAACAGTTGCTCCGGCTCTGGGGGCGCAGCGGCCCGGTCGCCATCGTGCAGCCCCTGCCCCGCAGGATGTGGGAGCGCTGCCCCCTGAATCTACACAAGGTCACATTGCGTTCGCCCGGCCCGGGCGCCGCCAACACCCGGCTCGTGAAGCCCGGTGCGCCCATGCCCGTACCGGTGCTGTTGCTGGACCCCGACTCGATCGGCCCGTGGGCGTCCCTCACCAGCGGGGAGTCGTCGGTCGTCGAATCCCTGGTCACCCTGGTCGGCTCATCGCCCCTGCGGCGGCCGGAGCTCCCGGACGACCCGACTGCGGCGGAGCTCTCCCCACCGAACTAG
- a CDS encoding AAA family ATPase, translated as MTATTGEPSTPARPDGEPPRPQGDSADAAPDVEAVRGVRRRALSIGVSGFAPHPDFGSEDEDEPDPFPFALDHVTALKEALEHEAFGYVCTTLTTLGTEITGTANDPGPTAAALGAAMREALMESSGDDVLIVHVLSHGLPRATGLYVLGSDSAYLPETSVDAWLAAIEDFPGRPAVLFLLDLCHAGKAARQDWQLRSLDGSNRAWVVAAAGEAQVALDGRFTRAVAEVLNDIAEKRIQYDDSRPFIDYYWFVDEVQARVNLLAEASGGLRQRVTAVAVDRAAPDLPFLPNPCHDSSRRNRVRSEIGAELGHELGAFLDEVVGLAHFARHARGGAGFPEVSRAQDGEGLFTGRAAETALLADWLEDETASRICVVTGSPGAGKSALIGVVLCAAHPELRARTRPLWEPPGRSVTVSAPPAAVHARQRTLREIVDAVVRQLGLRPAAPNGEAPADWTVEALIDALRRLTGPPPVVIVDALDEMRYPHEAVTTLLQPLGTAVRPDGRPVCRLLLGARDEEPFTTLVDSAATSGVLVDLDATRPEDLETDLREYIVKLLSVALGGTMADGPAQEAVTGFAAATAKAIAGTATGPYLMVALYTSYVLQDSVRPRLGDAATARELGAEVPLTLPGLLDLSFGQDHTHQLLRPVLAALAFAQGDGMPVSAVTAVARAFASAPVRVDDTTVGQLLDDVRAFLRSVPDRGTMLYGLLHKSVADELRRHPVPMGTQLSDTPEILVYEALLGALRSGPDDRPSWSEPHSYQLRHLAQHAVDAGRFDELCGDPEFLVHADPDWLVPELRHAVSEPARSAAAVYRTSAHLHRRVEAGQRRHILALDAVRHEARTFADRLADPAPGTGSLMLWRPSWATGGRISAAHAFTLQMPDNRVTALAATTIGDTPFVVTGSRNGRIRVWDTGTGRQRASSAPRFGEVQALVCTEVEGAPVLLGAGSGGALALWDLPDLTPRSLALEGHTATVQALACGEVVGSPSALTADESGRLLLWDLHGDEPVSPLRLPRGQGRITALAQTLDENGKALAVTADDADRVRFWSLVTEEEQGPGIRHPSPVRALIALTARGAEQIVTAGKDGHIRLWNARTHELTARSAAPHDGQVSALTCVTGEEGVRILSGGSDWTIRSWDPEEDNRLLSEVNRFVGHMGAVTALAHPESDPPVVISAGTDPVLRVWNVPWERQRPSTPVGHTSWVTALSIATLPDRVLLASAGADGHIHRWHLTDGTPYGSTPIAAGDAPVHALTSTVLDGRPVLAAGGADGRIHLLDVADGTPYSTPVTTGTGPVHALTATDLDGRVVLLSGGADGLLLCWDATSGERRGLPFAGHHGGINAVARVDVEGRPTAVSCGDDGTLRTWDLQTGLATRAPVAAHDGWATALACTVRDDGTAVAVTGGQDGTVRVWDLASGTALLDPLEVSGGVNAVACGVVFGVPVVVAADDCALRVWDLASGRLRENIGVPGTVPALLLRDHQLVLGCEWEVVVLRHTGNRES; from the coding sequence GTGACAGCCACCACGGGGGAACCGTCCACGCCCGCCCGGCCGGACGGAGAGCCGCCCCGGCCCCAGGGCGACTCGGCCGACGCGGCACCGGACGTCGAAGCCGTCCGCGGGGTGCGCCGCCGCGCCCTGAGCATCGGTGTCTCCGGATTCGCGCCCCATCCCGATTTCGGGAGCGAGGACGAGGACGAACCCGATCCCTTTCCCTTCGCCCTCGACCATGTGACGGCCCTTAAGGAAGCCCTCGAACACGAAGCCTTCGGCTACGTCTGCACCACGCTCACCACCCTCGGCACCGAGATCACCGGCACGGCCAACGATCCCGGTCCGACGGCGGCCGCGCTCGGTGCCGCGATGCGCGAGGCCCTCATGGAGTCCTCCGGCGACGACGTGCTGATCGTGCACGTACTCAGTCACGGACTGCCCCGCGCCACCGGGCTGTACGTTCTCGGATCGGACAGCGCGTATCTGCCGGAGACCTCGGTGGACGCGTGGCTGGCGGCGATCGAGGACTTCCCGGGCCGTCCGGCCGTACTCTTCCTCCTCGATCTGTGCCACGCGGGGAAGGCAGCCCGACAGGACTGGCAGCTGCGTTCCCTGGACGGTTCGAACCGTGCCTGGGTGGTGGCGGCGGCGGGCGAAGCGCAGGTCGCCCTGGACGGACGGTTCACCCGGGCGGTCGCCGAAGTGCTGAACGACATCGCGGAGAAGCGGATCCAGTACGACGACAGTCGCCCCTTCATCGACTACTACTGGTTCGTCGACGAGGTCCAGGCACGGGTGAATCTCCTTGCCGAAGCCTCCGGCGGTCTGCGCCAACGGGTCACCGCCGTCGCGGTCGACAGGGCCGCTCCCGACCTTCCCTTCCTGCCCAACCCGTGCCATGACTCCAGCCGGCGCAACCGTGTCCGCAGCGAGATCGGCGCCGAACTGGGCCATGAGCTGGGCGCGTTCCTGGACGAGGTCGTTGGCCTGGCCCACTTCGCCCGCCACGCCCGCGGCGGGGCGGGCTTCCCCGAGGTGTCCCGGGCCCAGGACGGCGAAGGCCTGTTCACCGGCCGTGCGGCGGAGACAGCTCTCCTGGCCGACTGGTTGGAGGACGAGACCGCCTCGCGGATCTGTGTGGTCACGGGCAGCCCGGGAGCCGGCAAGTCGGCGCTCATCGGGGTCGTGCTCTGTGCCGCCCATCCGGAGCTGCGAGCACGGACGAGGCCGCTGTGGGAGCCACCGGGCCGGTCCGTGACGGTGAGCGCTCCACCGGCCGCCGTGCACGCCCGGCAGCGCACGCTGAGAGAGATCGTCGACGCGGTGGTCCGGCAACTGGGCCTGAGACCAGCGGCACCGAACGGAGAGGCACCCGCCGACTGGACCGTGGAGGCGTTGATCGACGCGCTCCGCCGGCTGACGGGCCCGCCTCCCGTGGTGATCGTCGACGCACTCGACGAGATGCGGTACCCGCACGAGGCCGTGACGACGCTGCTCCAGCCGCTCGGCACGGCCGTCAGACCCGACGGCAGACCTGTGTGCCGGCTCCTGCTGGGCGCCCGCGACGAGGAGCCGTTCACGACGCTCGTGGACTCGGCCGCGACATCGGGGGTCCTGGTCGACCTGGACGCCACCCGACCCGAGGACCTGGAGACGGACCTGCGGGAGTACATCGTCAAGCTTCTCTCCGTCGCGCTCGGCGGCACCATGGCGGACGGTCCCGCCCAGGAAGCGGTGACCGGGTTCGCCGCCGCCACGGCCAAGGCGATCGCCGGCACCGCGACCGGCCCCTACCTCATGGTGGCGCTGTACACGTCGTACGTACTCCAGGACTCCGTGCGCCCCCGGCTCGGGGACGCGGCCACGGCCCGGGAGCTCGGCGCCGAGGTACCCCTGACACTCCCCGGGCTCCTCGACCTGAGTTTCGGTCAGGACCACACCCATCAGTTGCTGCGTCCGGTGCTCGCGGCCCTCGCGTTCGCGCAGGGCGACGGTATGCCCGTGTCGGCGGTGACCGCCGTGGCCCGGGCGTTCGCGTCCGCCCCCGTGCGGGTGGACGACACCACGGTGGGACAACTCCTGGACGACGTGCGGGCGTTCCTGCGCTCGGTGCCGGACCGGGGCACGATGCTGTACGGATTGCTGCACAAGAGCGTCGCGGACGAGCTGCGCAGACACCCAGTCCCCATGGGGACGCAGTTGTCCGACACCCCCGAGATCCTGGTCTACGAGGCATTGCTGGGGGCCTTGCGATCGGGCCCGGACGACCGCCCGTCATGGAGTGAGCCGCACAGCTATCAGCTTCGCCACCTGGCCCAGCACGCGGTGGACGCCGGCCGGTTCGACGAGTTGTGCGGCGACCCCGAGTTCCTGGTGCACGCCGACCCCGACTGGCTCGTGCCCGAGCTGCGGCACGCCGTCTCGGAGCCGGCGCGCAGTGCGGCCGCCGTCTACCGGACGAGCGCTCATCTGCACCGTCGGGTGGAAGCCGGGCAGCGGCGCCACATCCTGGCCCTCGACGCGGTCCGGCACGAGGCCCGCACCTTCGCCGACCGGCTCGCCGATCCCGCCCCAGGTACCGGTTCCCTCATGCTCTGGCGTCCCTCCTGGGCGACGGGGGGCCGGATCAGCGCGGCCCACGCGTTCACCCTCCAAATGCCGGACAACCGGGTGACCGCCCTGGCGGCGACCACGATCGGCGACACACCGTTCGTCGTCACGGGGAGCAGGAACGGCAGGATCCGGGTGTGGGACACCGGCACGGGGCGACAGCGGGCGTCGTCGGCCCCTCGGTTCGGGGAGGTACAGGCTCTGGTCTGTACGGAGGTCGAGGGTGCCCCCGTCCTGCTGGGTGCGGGCAGTGGTGGTGCGCTGGCGCTGTGGGATCTGCCCGATCTGACGCCCCGGAGCCTGGCGTTGGAGGGGCACACCGCCACGGTGCAGGCTCTCGCGTGCGGCGAGGTGGTGGGCAGTCCCAGCGCGCTGACCGCGGACGAGTCGGGCCGACTGCTGCTGTGGGACCTCCACGGCGACGAACCGGTGAGTCCGTTGCGGCTGCCCCGCGGTCAGGGCCGGATCACCGCGCTCGCGCAGACGCTGGACGAGAACGGCAAGGCCCTCGCAGTCACGGCGGACGACGCGGACCGGGTCCGCTTCTGGTCGCTCGTCACCGAGGAGGAACAGGGCCCCGGAATCCGCCACCCGTCACCGGTCAGGGCCCTCATCGCCCTCACGGCCCGGGGCGCGGAGCAGATCGTGACCGCCGGAAAGGACGGGCACATACGGCTGTGGAACGCCCGCACCCACGAACTGACCGCGCGGTCGGCCGCGCCGCACGATGGCCAAGTTTCCGCGCTGACCTGCGTCACCGGCGAGGAGGGCGTCCGGATCCTGAGCGGCGGCAGCGACTGGACGATCCGCAGCTGGGACCCGGAGGAGGACAACCGCCTGCTGTCGGAGGTCAACCGCTTCGTCGGCCACATGGGCGCGGTGACCGCTCTCGCCCACCCGGAGTCCGACCCGCCGGTCGTCATCTCCGCGGGCACGGATCCGGTGCTACGGGTGTGGAACGTGCCGTGGGAGCGTCAGCGTCCGAGCACGCCGGTCGGACACACCTCCTGGGTCACCGCCCTCTCGATCGCCACGCTCCCCGACCGCGTCCTGCTCGCCTCGGCGGGGGCGGACGGCCACATCCACCGCTGGCACCTCACCGACGGAACTCCGTACGGCAGCACCCCCATCGCCGCGGGCGACGCGCCCGTGCACGCCCTCACCAGCACCGTCCTGGACGGCCGGCCGGTCCTTGCGGCGGGGGGAGCCGACGGCCGTATCCACCTCCTGGACGTCGCCGACGGCACACCGTACAGCACCCCCGTCACCACCGGCACCGGCCCCGTGCACGCGCTCACGGCCACCGACCTCGACGGTCGCGTCGTCCTGCTGTCGGGGGGTGCCGACGGGCTGCTGCTCTGCTGGGACGCGACGTCCGGTGAGAGGCGGGGGCTGCCGTTCGCCGGCCATCACGGCGGCATCAACGCCGTGGCCCGCGTGGACGTGGAGGGTAGACCTACCGCTGTCTCGTGCGGTGACGACGGCACCCTGCGGACCTGGGACCTGCAGACCGGCCTGGCCACGCGGGCTCCGGTCGCAGCGCACGACGGATGGGCGACGGCACTGGCCTGCACGGTGCGCGACGACGGCACTGCGGTCGCGGTCACCGGCGGGCAGGACGGCACCGTACGTGTCTGGGACCTGGCGAGCGGCACCGCGCTGCTGGATCCGCTGGAGGTATCGGGCGGTGTCAACGCTGTGGCCTGCGGCGTCGTCTTCGGAGTACCGGTGGTGGTCGCCGCCGACGACTGCGCCCTGCGCGTCTGGGACCTCGCGTCGGGCCGGCTGCGGGAGAACATCGGGGTACCGGGAACGGTGCCCGCCCTGCTCCTGCGCGATCACCAACTCGTCCTGGGCTGCGAGTGGGAGGTCGTGGTGCTGCGCCATACCGGGAACCGGGAGAGCTGA
- a CDS encoding serine peptidase: MLHLGTTQGSDEAELLPPGGQRLLVEWVSALGAPTEVTMGPGTKPVRQAAEWLAERYGAAARRFVIMLCREADTYVSDPDSPRRAAVRAELGRVLEERKPKVVIAHSLGSVVAYETLWHSPVELDLLVTLGSPLGMPHAFFERLSLGEGNDENKGLRPPKVRRWVNIADVGDIVALPRDLPSRFPGIDAHYEVSLGLVASHKATRYLAQPELARELGPFLPSA; this comes from the coding sequence TTGCTCCACCTCGGAACCACTCAGGGCTCGGACGAGGCCGAGTTGCTGCCGCCAGGGGGCCAACGACTCCTGGTGGAGTGGGTGTCGGCGCTGGGTGCGCCCACGGAGGTCACGATGGGCCCGGGCACCAAGCCCGTCCGGCAGGCGGCCGAGTGGCTGGCCGAACGGTACGGTGCGGCGGCCCGACGGTTCGTGATCATGCTGTGCCGTGAGGCGGACACCTACGTCTCGGACCCCGACTCGCCGCGCCGGGCGGCCGTGCGCGCGGAGCTGGGGCGGGTGCTGGAAGAGCGGAAGCCCAAGGTGGTGATCGCGCATTCACTGGGCTCCGTCGTGGCGTACGAAACGCTGTGGCACAGCCCGGTCGAACTCGACCTGCTCGTGACGCTCGGCTCGCCGCTCGGCATGCCGCACGCGTTCTTCGAGCGCCTCTCGCTGGGCGAGGGCAACGACGAGAACAAGGGGCTGCGGCCTCCGAAGGTCAGACGCTGGGTGAACATCGCGGACGTGGGCGACATCGTGGCCCTGCCGCGCGATCTGCCAAGCCGCTTCCCGGGCATCGACGCCCACTACGAGGTCTCTCTGGGCCTGGTGGCCTCGCACAAGGCGACACGCTATCTGGCTCAGCCGGAACTCGCCCGTGAGCTGGGCCCGTTCCTCCCCTCCGCCTGA